The Maniola hyperantus chromosome 9, iAphHyp1.2, whole genome shotgun sequence genome includes a region encoding these proteins:
- the LOC117985536 gene encoding uncharacterized protein — translation MNIIWYGVAILSILERGVNGHGRLIEPPSRATAWRYGFDTPHNYNDHELYCGGFTRQWNKNNGKCGVCGDAWDTPKPRPHELGGRFGQGVIVRRYAPNDVVVLKVQLTASHNGYFKFRICDDPHASDQECMDKYVLHLEGTEETKFYPKEGNKVYEMKYQLPEGLQCSHCVLQWQYIAGNNWGTCEDGKGAVGCGPQEEFRACADIAIGERFATSTRRPRPTYVSPSRKPPTAEPAPEESTGTTWYYSVVIAIITLFVAVAVLAGLYLYYYRGGMKIKDLLKYKIQQPAPVPPPRQKRTSLSRETPPEISAPKLISESGFETVDLRSK, via the coding sequence ACCGCCATCTCGGGCTACCGCCTGGCGATACGGTTTCGACACACCACATAACTACAACGACCACGAGTTGTACTGTGGTGGGTTCACCAGGCAGTGGAACAAGAACAACGGGAAATGCGGCGTCTGCGGCGACGCCTGGGACACGCCGAAGCCTCGCCCCCACGAGTTAGGGGGCAGATTTGGCCAAGGCGTGATCGTCCGTAGATATGCTCCTAATGACGTCGTCGTCCTAAAGGTCCAGTTGACCGCCAGCCACAACGGATACTTCAAATTCAGAATATGCGATGACCCCCACGCGAGTGACCAAGAATGCATGGACAAGTACGTCCTACACTTGGAAGGAACAGAAGAAACGAAATTCTACCCTAAAGAAGGGAACAAGGTATACGAAATGAAATATCAGCTACCTGAAGGCTTACAATGCTCGCACTGTGTGTTACAGTGGCAATATATCGCTGGTAATAATTGGGGAACGTGCGAAGATGGTAAGGGAGCGGTTGGGTGCGGACCGCAAGAAGAATTCCGAGCGTGCGCGGATATAGCCATCGGAGAGCGCTTCGCCACCTCGACGAGAAGACCGAGGCCAACGTACGTCAGCCCAAGCAGGAAGCCACCTACAGCAGAGCCAGCACCGGAAGAGTCTACCGGAACTACGTGGTACTACAGTGTTGTCATCGCGATTATCACGCTATTCGTCGCAGTCGCGGTGTTGGCAGGCCTGTACCTGTACTACTACAGAGGTGGCAtgaaaataaaggatttattgAAATACAAAATCCAACAGCCTGCGCCCGTTCCGCCTCCCAGACAAAAAAGAACGTCTTTATCGAGGGAAACTCCTCCAGAGATCTCTGCTCCGAAATTAATTTCCGAATCGGGCTTCGAAACTGTAGATCTAAGATCGAAATGA